Below is a window of Nocardioides sp. S-1144 DNA.
ATGGACGAGCTGGTCGCCGACCTGATGGAGGCCTACCGGCAGTCGATCTCCGCGCTCGACTGGATGACCGACACCACCAAGGAGCGGGCCTACGAGAAGCTCGCGACCTTCCGGCCCAAGATCGGCTACCCCGAGCGGTTCCGCGACTACTCCGGGCTCCGGGTCACCCGCGACGACCTGCTCGCCAACGTGCACGCCGCGTCGGCGTTCGAGACCGACCGCCAGCTGGGGAAGATCGGCGCCCCGGTCGACCGCGACGAGTGGTTCATGCTGCCGCAGACCGTCAACGCCTACTACAACCCGGGCACCAACGAGATCTGCTTCCCGGCCGGCATCCTGCAGAGCCCGTTCTTCAGCCCGGACGCCGTCCCAGCCGAGAACTACGGCGGGATCGGCGCCGTGATCGGCCACGAGGTCGGCCACGGCTTCGACGACCAGGGCGCGCAGTACGACGGCCAGGGCAACCTCAACGACTGGTGGAGCCCCGACGACAAGGCCGCCTTCGAGCTGAAGTCGAAGGCCCTCGTCGAGCAGTACGACGTCTTCGAGCCGCGGGCCCTGCCCGGCGAGCGGGTCAACGGCGCGCTCACCGTCGGCGAGAACATCGGCGACCTCGGCGGCCTCACCATCGCCCTCAAGGCCTACGCGATCAACCGCGCCCGGCACGGCGAGGAGACCACCCAGGAGGGCCGCGAGACGCTGTTCCTCAACTGGGCCTTCGTGTGGCGCACCAAGCGGCGCCCGGAGCAGGAGCAGCAGTACCTCACCGTCGACCCCCACAGCCCCCCGGAGTTCCGCGCCAACATCGTGCGCAACCTCGACGAGTTCCACGAGGTCTTCGGCACCGTCGAGGGCGACGGGCTGTGGCTCGACCCATCCGAGCGGGTCCGCATCTGGTAGCGGTGCGGCGCCGTCGCCGGCCCGGCTACCTCAGCGGACGACGACGGCCAGCACCGGGCGGTGCTGCTCGCCGCGGGCGCGGAGCCCGCCGCGGCGGCGCACGGCGTTGGTGACGAAGACGACCCGGTCCGGGCCCGACTCGGCGGCCGGCAGCTCCTCCAGGACGACGGAGCCCGTGGGCGTGCCGGTGCCGGACGTGCTGCCGGAGGTGCTGCCGGTGGTGTTGCGACGTGACGTGGGGTTCTGGCGCATGCCGACAGCCTCCTCACGGGGCTTTCGGAATCCTGGGGGAAACCTGTCGGGCCCTCGCCGGTGCGGCCCGGACGGCTCCGGCGCCGGTGCCTGTGGAGGGCCGGTACGGGCCGTCGGTGTCCGCTGGTAGACACACCCCATGGAGTCCCCGACGACCACCGTGACCCGCGAGCGGGCCGAGGCGCACCTGCGCGCCCTGGTCGGCCGGGACGACGTGAGCCTGCGCGACGACCAGTGGACCGCGATCGAGGCGCTCGCCGTCGCGCGGCGCCGCGCGCTGGTCGTGCAGCGCACCGGCTGGGGCAAGTCGGCGGTCTACTTCGTGGCCACGCTGCTGCTGCGCGCCGAGGGCGCCGGGCCGACGGTCATCGTCTCGCCGCTGCTGGCGCTGATGCGCAACCAGATCGCCGCCGCCGAGCGCGCCGGCATCCGCGCGGTCACGATCAACTCCACCAACCTCGAGCAGTGGGACCAGACGCACCGCGCGATCGCGGCCGGTGAGGTCGACGTCCTGCTGGTGAGCCCGGAGCGGCTCAACAACCCGGGTTTCCGCGACGAGGTGCTGCCCGCGCTGGCGGCGACGTGCGGCCTCCTCGTCGTCGACGAGGCGCACTGCATCAGCGACTGGGGCCACGACTTCCGCCCCGACTACCGCCGCATCCGCACCCTGCTCGGCGACCTGCCCGAGGGCATCCCGGTGCTGGCGACCACCGCCACCGCGAACGCCCGGGTCACCGCCGACGTCGCCGAGCAGCTCGGCACCGACGCGCTGGTCCTGCGCGGCACCCTCGACCGCGAGTCCCTGCGGCTCGGCGTCGTGCGGCTCAGGACGGCCCAGCAGCGGCTGGCCTGGCTGGCCGACCACCTCGCCGAGCAACCCGGCTCCGGCATCGTCTACTGCCTCACGGTCGCCGCGACCCAGGAGGTCGCCGACTACCTGCGCTCCCGCGGGCACGACGTCGCGGCCTACTCCGGGCAGACCGAGCAGACCGAGCGGCTGGGCCTCGAGTCGGCGCTGGCCGAGGGCCGGGTGAAGGCCCTGGTGGCCACCAGCGCGCTCGGCATGGGCTTCGACGCCACCCTCGGCTTCGTCGTCAACCTCGGGGCGCCGCAGTCCCCGGTCGCCTACTACCAGCAGGTCGGCCGCGCCGGCCGTGGTCTCGCCGACGGCGAGAGCGCCACCGTCGTGCTGCTGCCCGCGCTGGAGGACCGCGACATCTGGGCCTACTTCGGCTCGCTCTCCTTCCCGCCCGAGCAGCAGGTGCGCCAGACGCTCGAGGTGCTCGCCGAGGAGGGCCGGTCGATGTCGACGGCCGGCCTCGAGACCCGCGTCGAGCTCAGCCGCACCCGCCTGGAGCAGATGCTCAAGGTGCTCGACGTCGACGGCGCGGTCCGCCGGGTGCGCGGCGGCTGGGAGGCCACCGGGCGCGACTGGTCCTACGACGAGGAGCGCTACCGCCGGGTCCGCGAGGCTCGCGAGCGCGAGCAGGCTGCGATGCTGGCCTACCTCGACACCGACGTCTGCCGGATGCGCTACCTGCGCGAGCAGCTCGACGACCCCGACGCCGTCGACTGCGGCCGCTGCGACAACTGCGGCGGCCTCACCCTCGACGCCGCCGTCTCCGACGTCGCCGTCGCCGAGGCCACCGAGCGCCTCAGCCGCCCCGGCGTCCCGATCGAGCCCCGGCGGATGTGGCCCACCGGCCTCGCCGCGATGGGCATCGAGCTCAAGGGCAAGATCGCGGCCGGGGCCGAGGAGGGCCGCGCGATCGCCCGGCTCACCGACCTCGGCCACGGCCAGGCCCTGCGCGCGCTCCTCGCCGCCGGCGCGGGCGACGTCCCGGTCCCCGACGGGCTGGCGCGCGCCCTGGTCGACGTCCTGATGGACTGGCGCCCGCAGGTGCACGGCATCGTCGTCGTCGAGTCGATGAGCCGACCGACGCTCACCGCCGACCTCGCCGCCAACCTCTCCCGCTTCCTCAAGAAGCCCGTCGTCGGCCGCTACGCCGTCGTCGACCCCGACATCGAGCCCGGCCGCGGCGCGATGAACTCCGCCCAGCGCGTCTCCGCGGTGGGCCGCCGCTTCGCCCTCGAGCTCGACGAGCCGGTCGAGGGGCGCTCGCTGCTCCTGGTCGACGACCTCGTCGTCACCGGCTGG
It encodes the following:
- a CDS encoding DEAD/DEAH box helicase; this encodes MESPTTTVTRERAEAHLRALVGRDDVSLRDDQWTAIEALAVARRRALVVQRTGWGKSAVYFVATLLLRAEGAGPTVIVSPLLALMRNQIAAAERAGIRAVTINSTNLEQWDQTHRAIAAGEVDVLLVSPERLNNPGFRDEVLPALAATCGLLVVDEAHCISDWGHDFRPDYRRIRTLLGDLPEGIPVLATTATANARVTADVAEQLGTDALVLRGTLDRESLRLGVVRLRTAQQRLAWLADHLAEQPGSGIVYCLTVAATQEVADYLRSRGHDVAAYSGQTEQTERLGLESALAEGRVKALVATSALGMGFDATLGFVVNLGAPQSPVAYYQQVGRAGRGLADGESATVVLLPALEDRDIWAYFGSLSFPPEQQVRQTLEVLAEEGRSMSTAGLETRVELSRTRLEQMLKVLDVDGAVRRVRGGWEATGRDWSYDEERYRRVREAREREQAAMLAYLDTDVCRMRYLREQLDDPDAVDCGRCDNCGGLTLDAAVSDVAVAEATERLSRPGVPIEPRRMWPTGLAAMGIELKGKIAAGAEEGRAIARLTDLGHGQALRALLAAGAGDVPVPDGLARALVDVLMDWRPQVHGIVVVESMSRPTLTADLAANLSRFLKKPVVGRYAVVDPDIEPGRGAMNSAQRVSAVGRRFALELDEPVEGRSLLLVDDLVVTGWTLTRAAVALRARGADAVLPLTLGVER